The region TTGTTGAGGACGAGCAGGCGACCACCGCGTGGTTCGCGATCCGACTCGGGCCGACCTCGTTCGGGATCTTCGACGTGTTCCCCGATGACGCCGGACGTGACGCCCACCTGTCCGGCCCTGTTGCGGTAGCTCTCGGCGAGCAGACCGGCACGTTGTTCTCCGAACCGACGATCGAGAAGCTCGACGTACTGGGCTCCAAGCTCCCCGCCTGACACCACAGACCGGGAGTACTGGCCGAGAGAGGAGGGGTCGCTGCGCGCGGTGACTTCGGGCTTGCACAGCCCGCTGACGTCGTGGCAGCGGCCCCTTCTCTTGCGGCCTATCGCTCATCACCAACAGATCGAGGAACCGCGATGACAGGAACTGACGACGGCGTTGCCTCGACGCGTTCACCCGAGGTAGCAGTGATCGGGGGCGGGATCGTCGGTCTGTCGACGGCGTACGCGCTGCGGGAGCAGGGCGTGTCGGTGCGCTTGTACGAGGCTGGTCTGCCCGGGACGGGTCAGTCCGCAGGCGAGGCGCGGATCTTCCGTCACGCCCACGACGACCCGCGACTCGTCGCTCTCGCACGCGAAAGCCGCGGCGTATGGGATGAGTGGGCCGAACACTTCGACGTCGAGCTGGTCTCATCAGACGGTGTCCTGGCGATCGGAGACAGCGCCCTGGCGCGGCTGCGGGTGCTCGACCAGGTCGGCGGCGTGGAAGCGCACGAGATCGATGCGGCCGAGGTCGCCCAGCGGATGCCGCTGCTCGCTGGGTACTCGGGGCCAGCGGTGCTCGACGAGTCGGGCGGCGCGATCCGCACCCGCGCCGCGATCACGGCACTCACGGGTGCCCTCGCAGATGCGGTCACCACCGGTGAGGTCATCTCCATCGATCCCCGCGCCGACGGGACGGTCGAGGTGCGCAGCGTCACCGACCGGGCTGTCTACTCGAAGGTGGTCGTGTGCGCGGGCCGCGAAACCGCCCGCCTGGCACGCAGCGTCGGCCTGTCGCTGCCGGTTCGCCTTGCCGCACACGTCAGGCTGACCTTCGACGTGAAAGCCGCCGCCCCGGCACGAGTCGCGTGCCTGCAGGACAGCAGCGGCGTCTTCGGCGAAGTCGGCGTCTACGCGACGCCGCTACCGGGCAACAGCAACTATTCAGTCGGACTCAGCGACACCGTCGGCGTCCGCGACGACGGAACTTTCATCGACCCGGCGGCGATTCGATCGCTGGACGAACGCGCACGCGAATACGTGACACGGGCGCTGCCCGGTCTCCACCCAGAGCCGCGCGACTTCCTTCACTGCTGGGTGACCGACCTCCCGTGGAGTGAGGACGGCGTGGCCGTGTGGGAGGCAGGCTCTGTCTTCTTCGTGGCCGGTCACAATCTGTTCAAGCAGGCACCTGCGCTGGGTCGCGCTCTTGCCCGGGCTGCGACCGGCGGCGGTCTCCGCGCCGAGCTCACGCCCGAAGCGCGCCTCGGCGAGGCCCAGGGCTAGGGCGAACCGCCCTGGGGTGTCCGGAGGCTCCATCGATTGGGGGATGGAGTCATGGCAGGTCCAAGCAAGTACCCGCGGGAGCTGCGGGAGCGCGCGGTCCGGACGGTTGTCGAGTCGATGGCCGCGGGCCGGTATCCGAGCGAGTTCGAGGCGATCCGTTCGATCGCGGGCAAGCTCGGCATCGGTTCGCCCGAGACGCTGCGGAAGTGGTTGCGGCAGTCGGAGGTCGATGGCGGCAACCGGCCGGGCAAGACGACGCGGGAGATCGCCGAGATCCGCGAGCTGAAGCGTGAGAACGCGGAGCTGCGGCGGGCGAACGAGATCCTCAAGGCGGCGTCGGCGTTCTTCGCGGCGGAGCCAGGCCGCCCACCGAAGTATTGACTGCGTTCACCGACGAGCACCGTGACGTGTTCGGGGTCGAGCCGATCTGCCGCGTGCTCTCGGAGCACGGCGCCACGATCGCCCCGTCGACGTACCACGACGCTCGCAAGCGGCCGCCCTCGAAGCGGGCGCTGAAGGCCGTCGATCGGCGTTCTGGTCCCCTTTTGGTCTCCTTATCCACAGGAGGAGCCGCCGCGAGACCCAGGAGCCTCTTCGGCGGCCGACGAGCACGTGCCCTCAGTCTGCTCAGGGGACCCGAGGGGGACCACCGAGAACTCGTCGCCAGACATGACGAAGCCCTGATGAGAATGGCTCCTCATCAGGGCTTTTCCGTCGGGCTGACAGGATTTGAACCTGCGACCCCTTGACCCCCAGGCGTCCAAACGACTCGATTCAACCCGAAAACCGCAGAATTCCGCCGATCAGATCATGCAGAGCATGTCACGCCATGCATGGTTTGCATGATTCTGGTCCCCTTCTGGTCCCCTCCATAGATCACCAGAGCAGGGGTTCCGGCAGAAGCTGGCGGCAGACCGATCCCCACCCCGCAGTGATACTCGCACGCCACTGCCGGGTCGGGACCAGAGGTCATCAGGCGGCAGCCGGTGCGAGAATGGGCGCGATCCGCCACCCCGCACTGAAAGTCCGGAGACGAAGTCTCGCTCTTCGCGGCACACGTCGCACATCAACTTTAAGTCGTGCTCACGGAATCCCGGAATGTTGTCATGTTCCTCGAGAATCGACCCTGCCCGACATGGGCAGAGCCTCGCCGTTCCCAGCAACAAGCGGTCAGTCCGCGAGCGCGAAGTCCAGCACGTCATCGGCAATGCCAACCGCAGGCCGTGGGTCTTCAAGAACCACATCGATCGGGATCCCGGATCCGCCCTCGATGTCGAGCTGGACGACAACCCGAACCTCGACCTCCGCGCTGGCCTCGAGGTAGTGATTGTTGAGTTCCCCGATAATGCTCACCTCGCCGTCGCCAGAGTGCCAGTCCCCTCGGTAAAGCCCCCCTTCGAGGGTCACGACAGCTGCTGCGGTTGCGATGATCACGTCAGGCGACGCAGGGTCCTCCTTGAAGGAGAACTCCGTCGTCTGGACGATGCCCGCGATGGCGGCGTCCTCAATCGCTGGCACAGTGAACTTCACGAACGAGGGGTAGCCGTAGTCGCCGCCGTAGATGAGCTGCTCGGAGACGCTCTCGTTCATGAGGTCATAGAGAGCGTCCGTGGCCGCCTTGACCAGGTCGACCTTCGCCACGGGAAAACGGGCTCATCGCATTTGAGGGTGTAGCACCGGTCTGAAGCCGCCGGCTTCGAGCAGGGACCGGGCGATGTAGTTGCTGAGGTTCCGGAAGCCGAGCGCGGAGCCGCGGAGGTGCTCAAGGCGACCGTTGATCGCCTCGGTCGGACCGTTCGAAGTGCCGGGTCGGTCGAAGTAGGCGAGCACGTCGGCGGCCCGTCGCTTCAGCGTCCGCCCGAGCTTGCCGATCTCCTTGAGCGCTTGCGGGACGCCCGATCCGATCGCTTCGATCAGCGCCTGCATCAACTGCTTCGCCTTCGCCCTGTCGGGCTCGCGGTAGGCGGTCACGAGCCGCTGATAGAACTCACACGTGACCTCGACCGCGCCATGCCGCTCATCGGCGAACAGCGCGTCCAGTCGCGCGCCTTGCCGATCGGTGAGGAACCGCAGCCCGGTGTGCAGGGTGCGGCGGGCGCCGTAGAGCGGATCGCCCTTGCGGCCTCGATGACCGTGGATGTGCTGCTGGACGCGCCTGCGGCAGTCGTCCAGCGCGTCGCCGGCAAGGCGGACGACGTGGAACGGATCCATGACCGCGACCGCGTCCGGCACCTCTTCCGCGGCAGCGGTCTTGAAGCCGGCGAAGCCGTCCATCGCCACCACCGTGAGTCGGTCGCGCCACGCTGTCGGGCGGGCCGCGAGCCAGGTCTTGAACGCCTGCTTCGAGCGGCCAGGGACCATGTCGAGCAGGCGTGCCGGGCCGGTGCCGTCGCGGATCGGGGTGAGGTCGATGATGACGGTCACGTATCTGTCGCCGCGCCTGGTGTGACGCCAGACATGCTCGTTGAAGCGCCCCGGGTTTCGTGGAGGCTCGGTTATCTGGAACCGGCTCCGACGGGAACCTGTTCTCCAACGTAGCTGACGGGTTCGTGGGATGCCCAGTGGGTGGCTTCGAACTCGGCGGGCGGAATGTGTCCGATCTCGCCGTGCAGGCGCCGGTGGTTGTACCAGTCGACGTGTTCGGCGACCGCGATCTCGACGTCGCGGATCGACGCCCACCCGCCCTTGGGGCGCATCATCGGGTTGCGGATGCACTCGGCCTTGAACAGCGAGTTCAGCGCCTCGGCCATCGCGTTGTCGTAGCTGTCACCGACCGTTCCGACGGACGCGACGGCGTCGGCTTCAGCGAGGCGCTCGGTGTAGCGAATCGCTCGATACTGCACTCCGGCATCGCTGTGATGGATCAGCCCGGTGATGTCCTGCCCTGCTCTGCGGCGCTCCCAGAGGCCCATGTCGAGCGCGTCGAGGGCGAGATCGGTGCGCAGCAACGTGGACACCTGCCAGCCGACGACACGACGGCTGAACACGTCGAGAATGAACGCGGCGTAGGTCCACCCGGCGTGGGTGCGGATGTAGGTCAGGTCCGCAACCCAGAGCTGGTTCGGTGCTGTCGCGGTGAACGCGCGCTTCACGAGGTCGGCGGGCCGGTCGGTCTCCGCGCCGTCCCCGAAGGTGGTCTTGCGGGTCTTGACGCGCCGAATGCCCTGGATGCCCGCGGCGCGCATCAGCCGCTCGACGGTGCAGCGGGCGACCTCGACGCCATCCCGGTTCAGGGCCGCATGGATCTTCCGGGCGCCGTAGACACCGAGGTTCGCCTTGTGGACCACCCGGATGTCCTCGGTCAGCTCCGCGTCTCTGACAGCCCGGGCAGACGGCGGCCGGCTCTTTGCGGCGTAGTAGGTGCTCGGGGCGATCTGGACGTCCGCGTCACGCAGGACCTGGCAGATCGGCTCGACCCCGAACCGGTCGCGGTGCTCGTCGATGTACTCGATGAGCACCGCGGTCGGCACCTCGGCTACTTCA is a window of Agrococcus sp. Marseille-Q4369 DNA encoding:
- a CDS encoding antibiotic biosynthesis monooxygenase; its protein translation is MSVTKGLLVRFDALPGKEDDVKEFLDSGRALVEDEQATTAWFAIRLGPTSFGIFDVFPDDAGRDAHLSGPVAVALGEQTGTLFSEPTIEKLDVLGSKLPA
- a CDS encoding FAD-dependent oxidoreductase — encoded protein: MTGTDDGVASTRSPEVAVIGGGIVGLSTAYALREQGVSVRLYEAGLPGTGQSAGEARIFRHAHDDPRLVALARESRGVWDEWAEHFDVELVSSDGVLAIGDSALARLRVLDQVGGVEAHEIDAAEVAQRMPLLAGYSGPAVLDESGGAIRTRAAITALTGALADAVTTGEVISIDPRADGTVEVRSVTDRAVYSKVVVCAGRETARLARSVGLSLPVRLAAHVRLTFDVKAAAPARVACLQDSSGVFGEVGVYATPLPGNSNYSVGLSDTVGVRDDGTFIDPAAIRSLDERAREYVTRALPGLHPEPRDFLHCWVTDLPWSEDGVAVWEAGSVFFVAGHNLFKQAPALGRALARAATGGGLRAELTPEARLGEAQG
- a CDS encoding IS3 family transposase (programmed frameshift), with the protein product MAAPKKYPDELRERATRLAVEARQDPARKTGALQRIGEQLGINPETLRGWVKQAEIDAGQAPGVRTAEAQQIKELEAEVRELRRANEILKTASAFFAGGGARPQAEVAEVPTAVLIEYIDEHRDRFGVEPICQVLRDADVQIAPSTYYAAKSRPPSARAVRDAELTEDIRVVHKANLGVYGARKIHAALNRDGVEVARCTVERLMRAAGIQGIRRVKTRKTTFGDGAETDRPADLVKRAFTATAPNQLWVADLTYIRTHAGWTYAAFILDVFSRRVVGWQVSTLLRTDLALDALDMGLWERRRAGQDITGLIHHSDAGVQYRAIRYTERLAEADAVASVGTVGDSYDNAMAEALNSLFKAECIRNPMMRPKGGWASIRDVEIAVAEHVDWYNHRRLHGEIGHIPPAEFEATHWASHEPVSYVGEQVPVGAGSR